From a region of the Aulosira sp. FACHB-615 genome:
- a CDS encoding RpoD/SigA family RNA polymerase sigma factor: MSSLSPDMVRIYLREIGQFPLLTSDQEITYGRQVQQMIAIEEQKQKLSEQLDREPTLAELANFVNKSESEITQIRHIGQRAKQKMVTANLRLVVSIAKKYQRRNLELLDLIQEGAIGLQRGIEKFDPNRGYKLSTYAYWWISQAITRAIAEKSRTVRLPIHVNEKLNQIKKVQRELFQTLGRRPSVAEIGQKLDIEPSQIREYLSAASSTISLDLKVGDNQDTELSELLSDNGISPNDQITQEMLRQDLDNWLSSLKPVQREVLILRFGLLDNQERSLAQIGEKLNVSRERVRQIQQQAMNVLRRQQPEMGQYLSS, from the coding sequence ATGTCCAGCCTAAGTCCTGACATGGTACGCATTTATTTACGAGAGATTGGCCAGTTTCCTCTACTCACCTCAGACCAAGAAATCACTTATGGCAGGCAAGTACAGCAAATGATTGCCATTGAGGAGCAGAAACAAAAGCTGAGTGAACAATTAGATAGGGAACCTACGTTAGCAGAATTAGCTAATTTTGTCAACAAAAGCGAATCTGAAATCACTCAAATCCGCCATATTGGTCAACGTGCAAAGCAAAAAATGGTGACAGCAAACCTCCGACTGGTGGTTTCTATCGCCAAAAAATATCAGCGTCGCAACCTAGAGTTATTGGATTTAATTCAAGAAGGTGCAATTGGTTTGCAACGAGGGATAGAAAAATTCGACCCCAATCGTGGTTATAAATTGTCAACCTACGCTTACTGGTGGATTAGCCAAGCTATCACCAGAGCGATCGCAGAAAAATCCCGTACTGTTAGGCTACCAATTCACGTTAACGAAAAACTCAATCAAATCAAAAAAGTCCAGCGAGAACTGTTTCAAACTCTCGGTCGTCGTCCTTCCGTGGCAGAAATTGGTCAAAAATTGGACATCGAACCCAGCCAAATTCGAGAATATCTCAGTGCTGCTAGTTCGACAATTTCTTTAGATTTAAAAGTTGGTGATAACCAAGACACAGAACTCAGTGAACTTTTAAGTGATAATGGTATCTCTCCCAACGACCAAATTACCCAAGAAATGCTGCGTCAAGACTTGGATAACTGGTTATCATCACTGAAACCTGTACAACGTGAAGTATTAATTTTGCGTTTTGGACTGCTAGATAACCAAGAACGGAGTTTGGCACAAATTGGCGAAAAGCTCAATGTCAGCCGCGAACGTGTTCGTCAAATTCAGCAGCAAGCCATGAATGTTCTGCGTCGTCAACAACCAGAAATGGGGCAATATCTATCTTCTTGA
- a CDS encoding nitronate monooxygenase family protein — protein sequence MSNNQMPSMLHPLQIGKHIARYPIMQAAMAVRVAGAQLAGAVANAGGVGMIASLGLGLDSPYFNQRKPSSFFSANRLALIDELSKARCISPDGVIGVNILVGTKDYAKLATTAAAEGANLIVTGAGMPLTLPEYTADFPDVALVPTIANFDAAQFLCQTWKNRYNRLPDALIVENCQKVGGHFTQCEQINVPGFSVGWVVSQIRDYLAETMGVRIPLIVTGGISDRHDIDQMLAIGADGVQMGTRFITTIECDANQRYKERHLQANLADIVTVPSPVGKPSRALRNAFAEEIIVDSSQKRSCIANCLDTCLFRDKGKTYCLLNALAQAARGDVEHGLIFSGANVSHPGRMMSVAELMADLTA from the coding sequence ATGAGTAATAATCAAATGCCCTCGATGCTTCATCCCTTGCAAATTGGTAAACATATCGCCCGTTATCCCATTATGCAAGCGGCAATGGCAGTGAGGGTTGCTGGCGCACAATTGGCTGGCGCAGTTGCGAATGCTGGGGGCGTGGGGATGATTGCTTCCCTGGGACTGGGCTTAGATTCTCCCTACTTTAATCAACGCAAACCGAGTAGTTTTTTTAGTGCCAATCGACTCGCACTTATTGATGAATTGTCTAAAGCCAGATGTATCAGCCCTGATGGCGTGATAGGCGTGAATATTCTTGTCGGTACGAAAGATTACGCCAAGTTAGCCACAACCGCCGCAGCCGAGGGTGCAAATTTAATTGTGACTGGGGCAGGAATGCCTTTAACTTTACCAGAATACACGGCTGATTTTCCTGATGTTGCCTTAGTACCGACGATCGCTAATTTTGATGCAGCCCAGTTTCTTTGTCAAACTTGGAAAAATCGATATAATCGCCTACCCGATGCCTTAATTGTGGAAAACTGCCAGAAGGTAGGCGGACATTTTACCCAATGTGAACAGATAAATGTGCCGGGGTTTTCAGTTGGCTGGGTGGTTTCGCAAATTCGGGATTATTTAGCCGAGACGATGGGTGTGAGGATACCTTTGATTGTGACAGGTGGCATTAGCGATCGCCACGATATTGATCAAATGTTAGCAATTGGCGCTGATGGCGTGCAGATGGGTACTCGCTTTATCACCACAATTGAATGTGATGCCAATCAGCGTTATAAAGAACGTCATTTGCAAGCGAATTTAGCAGATATTGTTACTGTACCCAGTCCCGTCGGCAAACCGAGTCGGGCTTTACGCAATGCCTTCGCAGAGGAAATAATAGTAGATTCATCACAGAAAAGGTCTTGTATTGCCAACTGTTTAGACACTTGTCTGTTTCGAGACAAAGGCAAAACCTACTGCTTACTCAATGCCCTAGCGCAAGCTGCCCGTGGTGATGTGGAACATGGTTTAATTTTTTCTGGTGCTAATGTTAGCCATCCAGGGCGTATGATGTCTGTTGCAGAATTGATGGCAGATTTGACGGCTTAA
- a CDS encoding fatty acid desaturase — translation MKTWSDNPQSLRLDWLTVAFFAIIHALALLAPWFFSWSALGVMVLLHWLFGSIGVCLGYHRMLSHRSLRVPKWLEYAIAILGALSLQGGPIFWVAGHRLHHAHTEDEYKDPYSARRGFWWSHILWIFYPNKEFFDYDCYRRYAPDLARDGFYRWLNRYFLILQIPVALLLYALGGWSFVIYGVFLRCVILWHTTWFINSVTHLWGYRTFECNDNSRNLWWAAILTYGEGWHNNHHAYPHIARCGWRWWEIDMTWWAIKLLKTLRLAQDVNLPPK, via the coding sequence ATGAAAACTTGGTCAGATAATCCCCAATCATTACGTCTTGATTGGCTAACTGTCGCATTTTTTGCGATAATTCATGCTCTGGCATTGTTAGCACCGTGGTTTTTTTCTTGGTCAGCGTTGGGTGTAATGGTGTTGCTGCATTGGCTATTTGGCAGTATTGGAGTTTGCCTGGGATATCACAGAATGTTGAGCCATCGTAGCTTGCGTGTGCCTAAGTGGTTGGAATATGCGATCGCAATTTTGGGGGCGCTATCTTTGCAAGGCGGGCCAATATTTTGGGTAGCGGGACATCGTTTACACCATGCTCACACAGAAGATGAATACAAAGATCCCTACTCAGCCCGCAGAGGTTTTTGGTGGAGTCATATTTTATGGATTTTCTACCCCAACAAAGAGTTCTTTGATTATGACTGTTACCGAAGATATGCACCGGATTTGGCGCGAGATGGTTTTTACCGTTGGCTCAACCGCTACTTTTTAATATTACAAATTCCTGTCGCCTTGTTGTTATATGCCCTCGGCGGTTGGTCATTTGTCATCTATGGTGTGTTTTTGAGATGTGTAATTTTGTGGCATACAACTTGGTTTATTAACTCAGTCACGCATTTATGGGGATATCGCACATTTGAGTGTAATGATAATTCGCGTAATCTCTGGTGGGCGGCGATTCTCACCTATGGCGAGGGATGGCATAACAATCACCATGCTTATCCTCATATAGCTAGGTGTGGTTGGCGCTGGTGGGAAATTGATATGACTTGGTGGGCAATTAAATTGTTGAAAACCCTGCGTTTGGCACAAGATGTCAACTTACCACCAAAGTAG
- a CDS encoding type II toxin-antitoxin system VapC family toxin, which produces MGRNYLIDTHILLWWLFDDPKLDTECRDIIRNPDHRIFVSSVSAWEIATKYRIGKLPEAKQLVEQYSQILNRARFIEFGITSAHALRAGSLPIAHRDPFDRMSMAQAELESLPVITYDTAFQTGLIQVIPDHK; this is translated from the coding sequence ATGGGAAGAAACTACCTAATTGACACACATATCCTATTATGGTGGCTCTTTGATGACCCAAAACTCGATACTGAATGCCGAGACATCATTCGCAACCCCGATCATCGCATTTTCGTGAGTAGTGTTTCTGCTTGGGAAATTGCCACTAAATACCGCATTGGGAAACTACCTGAAGCAAAACAACTCGTTGAGCAATATTCACAGATATTAAATCGGGCAAGATTTATCGAATTTGGAATCACCTCAGCCCATGCACTCAGAGCCGGAAGTCTACCAATTGCCCATCGAGATCCCTTTGATCGTATGAGCATGGCTCAAGCGGAACTCGAAAGTTTGCCCGTCATCACTTACGATACAGCATTTCAAACGGGACTGATTCAGGTAATTCCCGACCACAAGTAA
- the hetL gene encoding heterocyst differentiation pentapeptide repeat protein HetL — protein MNINDILKSYVAGKRNFQKLNLQEAELTNANLTGVDFSYADLRQTRLGKTNLSQACLREADLSESILWGIDLSDADLYRAVLREADLTGAKLVNTRLEETNLIKSSLCGANLHKANLSRSLLFQVDLRPSSNQRTDLGYALLTGADLSYADLRAASLHHANLDQAKLCRANLSKTIQWGNLAADLSGASLQGADLSYANLESAVLRKANLQGADLTGAILTNADFQGAIMPDGRIHD, from the coding sequence ATGAACATAAATGACATTCTCAAATCCTATGTTGCTGGTAAAAGAAACTTCCAAAAACTGAATTTGCAAGAAGCAGAATTAACTAATGCCAACCTTACAGGTGTAGACTTTAGCTATGCTGATTTGCGCCAAACCAGACTGGGTAAAACTAATCTGAGCCAAGCTTGTTTACGAGAAGCTGATTTAAGTGAATCTATTCTTTGGGGTATAGATTTAAGTGACGCAGATTTATATCGTGCTGTTTTGCGAGAAGCTGATTTAACGGGTGCAAAATTAGTTAATACTCGGTTAGAAGAAACTAACTTAATTAAGTCAAGTTTGTGTGGGGCTAATTTGCATAAAGCAAACTTATCGCGTTCGCTGCTATTTCAAGTTGATTTGCGTCCTAGTTCTAACCAGCGCACAGATTTAGGATATGCACTGTTGACTGGAGCAGATTTGAGTTACGCTGACCTGAGAGCGGCTTCTTTACATCACGCTAACTTAGATCAAGCCAAGTTGTGTAGAGCTAATCTGAGTAAAACAATACAGTGGGGTAACTTAGCGGCCGATTTAAGTGGGGCTAGTTTACAAGGTGCAGACTTGAGTTATGCCAATTTAGAAAGTGCAGTTCTGCGAAAAGCCAACCTCCAAGGTGCAGATTTAACGGGGGCTATTCTCACCAATGCTGATTTTCAAGGAGCAATTATGCCTGATGGTAGGATTCATGATTGA
- a CDS encoding aminoglycoside phosphotransferase family protein, whose amino-acid sequence MTSPPETARLENAINAACTVAKQQGLKFAEAVVLQDRSNLVIHLRPAPVVARIATTTGTVRFGDTWFAKEIAVASYLAAAGAPVVSPSNLIHPGTHQHNGLVLSFWEFVEEIDKLPDATVVGKTLRECHEALVNFAGDLTVLDPLTESENLLSNLISQNAFSLKDSEMLQAVNYHLKSQFQQLQLPMQPLHGDSNFSNVLNTTGGVLWTDWEDTFIGHIAWDIACLIASSYVFDTEIERATAALNGYGLAIDQEILDLFIEARTFQGVLWNFIIGQQHPESLQRLEVRLRWLRDRFSTIA is encoded by the coding sequence ATGACTAGTCCACCAGAAACAGCTCGTCTGGAAAATGCCATTAATGCTGCTTGTACAGTCGCCAAACAACAAGGGCTGAAATTTGCTGAAGCTGTGGTGCTGCAAGACAGAAGTAATTTAGTCATTCATTTACGCCCTGCGCCTGTAGTTGCACGCATCGCCACTACAACAGGTACAGTGCGGTTTGGTGATACGTGGTTTGCTAAAGAAATTGCCGTAGCCAGCTATTTAGCCGCCGCAGGCGCACCTGTGGTTAGTCCCAGCAACCTCATTCACCCAGGGACTCATCAGCACAATGGGTTAGTTCTGAGTTTTTGGGAATTTGTCGAAGAAATAGATAAATTACCAGATGCGACTGTTGTGGGAAAAACTTTGCGAGAATGCCATGAAGCTTTAGTCAACTTTGCAGGTGATTTGACAGTTTTAGATCCGTTAACTGAGAGTGAAAATCTGCTGTCTAATCTCATATCTCAAAACGCATTCAGCCTCAAAGATAGCGAAATGTTGCAAGCGGTTAATTATCACCTCAAAAGTCAATTTCAGCAGCTTCAGTTACCAATGCAACCTCTTCATGGCGACTCCAATTTTTCTAATGTCCTGAACACAACAGGCGGCGTATTGTGGACAGATTGGGAAGATACTTTTATTGGGCATATTGCTTGGGATATTGCTTGTTTAATTGCTTCTAGCTATGTTTTCGACACTGAGATAGAACGTGCAACGGCAGCTTTAAATGGTTATGGACTAGCCATAGATCAAGAAATATTAGATTTGTTTATCGAAGCGCGGACTTTTCAAGGTGTGTTGTGGAATTTTATTATCGGACAACAACATCCAGAGAGTCTACAACGGTTAGAAGTTCGGTTACGTTGGTTGCGCGATCGCTTCTCTACCATTGCTTAA
- the hemF gene encoding oxygen-dependent coproporphyrinogen oxidase: MRRHFDKSLQEYPHHTTFLPSPNHSIPKDSRQRVLQFMQNIQDEICTGLEQIDGEASFQEDYWEREEGGEGRTRVIREGRVFEQGGVNFSAVWGKSLPASILTQRPEAAGHEFFVTGTSMVLHPRNPFVPTVHLNYRYFEAGPIWWFGGGADLTPYYAFTEDAVHFHQTLKNACDSHHPEYYPTFKRWCDEYFYLHHRQEQRGIGGIFFDYQDASGKLYVGSQTDTPAAIYSEKVGNVDRNWEDIFAFVKSCGEAFLPAYLPIVERRQEIEYGDRQRHFQLYRRGRYVEFNLVYDRGTVFGLQTKGRTESILMSLPPLARWEYCYQAEAGTPEAELTEVFLQPRDWV; encoded by the coding sequence ATGCGCCGTCATTTCGATAAGTCTCTGCAAGAATATCCACATCACACAACCTTCCTCCCATCACCGAATCACAGCATACCCAAGGATTCACGGCAGCGAGTGTTACAATTCATGCAAAACATCCAGGATGAGATTTGCACAGGGTTAGAGCAAATTGACGGAGAAGCAAGTTTTCAAGAAGATTATTGGGAGCGAGAAGAAGGTGGGGAAGGACGTACCCGCGTGATTAGAGAAGGGCGGGTGTTTGAACAGGGGGGTGTGAATTTTTCCGCAGTCTGGGGAAAAAGCTTACCAGCTTCAATTTTGACTCAACGTCCAGAAGCAGCAGGACATGAGTTTTTTGTCACAGGAACGTCAATGGTGTTGCATCCTCGCAATCCCTTTGTGCCAACAGTACATCTTAACTATCGCTACTTTGAAGCTGGGCCGATTTGGTGGTTTGGTGGCGGTGCAGATTTAACGCCATATTATGCCTTTACTGAAGATGCGGTTCACTTTCATCAGACGTTGAAAAATGCCTGTGATTCTCACCATCCAGAGTATTACCCAACTTTTAAGCGGTGGTGCGATGAATACTTTTATTTGCATCATCGTCAAGAACAGCGCGGTATTGGCGGGATTTTCTTTGATTATCAAGATGCTAGTGGTAAGCTTTACGTCGGTTCCCAAACAGATACTCCAGCCGCCATTTATAGCGAGAAAGTGGGAAATGTCGATCGCAATTGGGAAGATATATTTGCGTTTGTCAAGTCTTGCGGTGAAGCTTTTTTACCTGCTTACTTGCCCATTGTAGAACGGCGACAAGAAATAGAGTATGGCGATCGCCAGCGTCATTTTCAACTGTACCGTCGGGGTCGTTACGTCGAGTTTAATTTAGTTTACGACCGAGGCACAGTATTTGGCTTACAAACCAAGGGCAGAACCGAATCTATCCTGATGTCATTACCACCTTTAGCACGCTGGGAATATTGCTATCAAGCAGAAGCCGGAACCCCAGAAGCAGAACTGACAGAAGTTTTTCTTCAGCCTAGAGATTGGGTGTAA
- the acsF gene encoding magnesium-protoporphyrin IX monomethyl ester (oxidative) cyclase, with translation MVNTLPKPGIKTPSQETVLTPRFYTTDVEKAANLDLSTQDTELQAMLAEMRADYNRHHFVRDEAFEQSWEHIKGEARQAFIDYLERSCISEFSGFLLFKELSRKLKHRSPLLAEMFQLMARDEARHAGFLNKAMGDFKLSLDLAMVTKTRTYTFFPIEWVLYTVYLSEKIGYWRYIIIYRHLQQHPENQFYPIFRYFESWCQDENRHGDIFKALLRSQPQLWNNWKAKLWSRFFLLSVFATHTMTVHERTGFYKTLGLDATEFDRQVVYNTNETAGRAFPVMLNTEHPQFFPRLQRCAAHNLQIAEIERSSQPKFIKLIRKLPLITAIVWNLLLLYLIQPIDAEALRETVR, from the coding sequence ATGGTTAATACTCTACCCAAGCCAGGAATTAAAACCCCCAGCCAAGAAACTGTACTCACTCCCCGCTTTTATACAACAGATGTTGAAAAAGCAGCCAACTTAGATTTGTCTACTCAAGATACAGAATTACAAGCGATGTTAGCCGAGATGCGAGCCGACTATAACCGCCACCACTTTGTTCGGGATGAAGCATTTGAACAGTCTTGGGAACACATAAAAGGTGAAGCGAGACAAGCGTTTATTGATTATTTAGAACGCTCTTGCATTTCTGAATTTTCTGGCTTTTTGCTGTTCAAGGAGTTGTCGCGCAAGCTGAAACATCGCAGTCCCTTACTAGCAGAGATGTTTCAACTCATGGCGCGAGATGAAGCCCGCCACGCCGGCTTTCTCAACAAAGCAATGGGGGATTTTAAACTCTCCCTAGATTTAGCAATGGTGACGAAAACCCGCACCTATACGTTTTTCCCGATAGAATGGGTACTCTACACCGTCTATCTCTCAGAAAAAATCGGCTATTGGCGTTACATCATTATTTACAGACATCTACAACAGCACCCGGAAAACCAGTTTTACCCCATCTTCCGCTACTTTGAAAGCTGGTGTCAGGACGAAAACCGCCACGGAGACATATTTAAGGCACTGTTACGTTCTCAACCGCAACTCTGGAACAACTGGAAAGCTAAACTGTGGAGTCGCTTTTTCTTGCTGTCGGTATTTGCTACCCACACAATGACAGTTCATGAACGGACTGGTTTTTACAAAACTTTAGGACTAGATGCAACAGAATTTGACCGTCAAGTAGTTTACAACACCAATGAAACCGCCGGACGGGCTTTTCCTGTAATGTTAAATACCGAACATCCCCAATTTTTCCCGCGCTTACAACGCTGCGCGGCTCATAACTTACAAATTGCCGAAATTGAACGTAGTTCTCAGCCTAAATTTATCAAGCTGATACGTAAACTACCTTTAATCACGGCTATTGTTTGGAACTTACTCTTGCTTTATCTCATCCAGCCCATTGATGCTGAGGCTTTGCGAGAAACCGTGCGTTAG
- a CDS encoding 6-carboxytetrahydropterin synthase, with product MQCIVNRRAQFSASHRYWLPELSDAENFEKFGAGSKFPGHGHNYVLFISLAGELDKYGMVLNLSDVKQVIKREVTSQLDFSYLNDVWAEFQETLPTTENIARVIWRRLAPHLPVVRVQLFEHPELWADYMGNSMEAYLSISTHFSAAHRLAHPDLSLEDNTEIYGKCARTNGHGHNYHLEVTVKGEIDQRTGMIVDLGALQKAIADYVVEPFDHTFLNKDVPYFAEVVPTAENIALYISSLLRSPIQELGAKLYKVKLIESPNNSCEIYCTDTESDTVGAVDSQPVLARL from the coding sequence ATGCAATGTATCGTAAATCGCCGCGCTCAATTTTCGGCTAGTCATCGCTATTGGCTACCCGAACTGAGTGATGCTGAGAATTTTGAGAAATTTGGTGCTGGCTCAAAATTTCCTGGACATGGACACAACTATGTCTTATTTATTTCCCTGGCTGGGGAATTAGATAAGTATGGCATGGTGCTGAATTTGTCTGATGTCAAACAAGTCATTAAACGCGAAGTTACCAGCCAACTGGATTTTTCTTATCTCAATGATGTCTGGGCAGAATTTCAAGAAACTCTCCCCACCACTGAAAATATTGCACGGGTTATCTGGCGGCGGTTAGCACCCCACTTGCCTGTAGTCCGCGTACAGTTATTTGAACATCCTGAACTTTGGGCAGATTATATGGGAAACTCAATGGAAGCTTACCTCAGTATCAGTACTCACTTCAGTGCCGCACACCGTTTGGCACATCCTGATCTCAGCTTAGAAGATAATACTGAGATTTATGGTAAATGCGCTCGGACAAATGGCCACGGACACAACTATCATTTAGAAGTGACGGTGAAAGGCGAAATTGATCAGCGCACTGGAATGATTGTTGATTTGGGTGCATTGCAGAAAGCGATCGCAGATTATGTGGTAGAACCATTTGATCACACCTTTTTGAACAAAGATGTACCTTATTTTGCTGAGGTTGTGCCGACTGCGGAAAATATCGCTCTATATATTAGTAGTTTACTGCGATCGCCCATCCAAGAACTAGGAGCCAAGCTTTACAAAGTCAAACTCATCGAAAGCCCCAATAACTCCTGCGAAATCTACTGCACAGATACAGAATCAGATACTGTCGGTGCAGTAGATAGCCAACCTGTTTTAGCTAGGTTGTAG
- a CDS encoding ATP-binding protein → MSPNPFFAKRQVPPEHFVGRTSEIASAFDQIYNRSHLAIWGGLGMGKTSFLEKVASPQAWIDHGLDPSTAVIVLLRCEDLHPFTPAAFWQEVLKLFHEKLDSEPQLQVYIKSLLEKAPVTNDSLRQALRRLERENKFLALLVDDFDVSLVLNEQYTEAERETFLAQCRSLAVGGRYLSMIVTSLNRLNELGPKVKANASPWYNHYLFQSLKLFADKDLDQLLTIIRPAELRDAIRDMTGRHPTLVQIAGFFLYRELQRQQEADVNAFAEGFERDTQEIFQTIWSRCDEIDQTLLMLIALLALQGRLNEKHFDLSGIGRIFTQDERRLTNLEQQGIITSKLMEERKFYFFTSSIMEKWVIQEILNTKEAELKKREKVFLNLMSHGQVEQFKKAITWLWQNKDAVPSLLDWFAKVVAAFPKGLI, encoded by the coding sequence ATGTCTCCAAATCCCTTCTTTGCTAAAAGACAAGTTCCTCCAGAACACTTTGTTGGTCGGACATCAGAAATAGCATCTGCATTTGACCAAATTTATAACCGCAGCCACCTAGCGATTTGGGGTGGACTAGGAATGGGTAAAACTTCATTTTTGGAAAAAGTGGCTTCACCCCAAGCCTGGATAGATCACGGACTAGACCCATCTACGGCTGTAATTGTGCTACTCAGGTGTGAAGATTTGCATCCTTTTACTCCTGCTGCTTTTTGGCAAGAAGTTTTGAAACTCTTTCATGAGAAATTAGACAGTGAGCCTCAATTACAAGTTTATATTAAGTCCTTACTGGAAAAAGCTCCAGTTACAAATGATAGTTTGCGCCAAGCTTTGCGGAGGTTAGAAAGAGAAAATAAATTCTTAGCCTTGCTAGTAGATGACTTTGATGTAAGCTTAGTACTAAACGAACAATACACTGAAGCCGAGAGAGAAACATTTTTGGCTCAATGTCGTAGTTTAGCGGTTGGGGGAAGATACCTCTCAATGATTGTCACCTCACTCAACCGTCTCAACGAACTAGGCCCAAAAGTCAAGGCTAATGCTTCCCCCTGGTACAATCACTACCTGTTTCAATCCCTCAAACTATTTGCTGATAAAGATTTAGATCAACTACTAACCATAATTAGACCAGCAGAATTACGGGATGCAATTCGAGATATGACTGGTAGACACCCGACTCTGGTACAAATTGCTGGTTTTTTTCTATACAGAGAACTGCAACGACAGCAAGAAGCTGATGTTAACGCATTTGCTGAAGGTTTTGAAAGAGACACTCAAGAAATTTTTCAAACAATTTGGTCAAGATGCGATGAAATAGACCAAACTTTGTTGATGTTGATTGCTTTATTGGCTTTGCAGGGACGTTTAAATGAAAAACATTTTGACTTGAGTGGTATTGGCCGCATTTTTACCCAAGATGAGCGCAGGCTAACTAATTTAGAGCAACAAGGTATTATCACTTCCAAACTTATGGAAGAACGAAAGTTTTACTTCTTCACTTCCTCAATTATGGAAAAATGGGTAATTCAAGAAATTTTGAATACAAAAGAAGCTGAACTCAAAAAACGAGAAAAAGTATTTCTCAATCTCATGAGTCATGGGCAAGTTGAGCAATTTAAAAAAGCCATTACCTGGTTATGGCAGAATAAAGATGCTGTACCATCTCTTCTCGATTGGTTTGCTAAAGTCGTAGCAGCATTTCCTAAAGGATTAATTTGA